In one Procambarus clarkii isolate CNS0578487 chromosome 87, FALCON_Pclarkii_2.0, whole genome shotgun sequence genomic region, the following are encoded:
- the LOC123746997 gene encoding uncharacterized protein, giving the protein MRMLACRTVGGTMRRWHKWWWWRLWAWVLVWAWLRGGRRGCKGAVIPPRWVNTTLNPCARNSWQLLYWPIDNSCHRIFTQGPCGDTQEFYYEPSQGLGACRCPRGSLLYRPTGRCYPHFSRGPCSPRQYLDSDKNIMEGKCYDFVKCPPRRVYWPRTNTCYEYHTRGPCLKGYLIYVNPNTGFPECGCERNLMFSNFWSLTSLCFELFKRGPCLEGSIFLYNATKGATECSCSSSIITNYHNESDGCYELNQQGPCQPGQVFTFEPNAMATRCQCRKDHALWPLSGYCYRLYSKGPCEKGHVFMPVTNETTSAVGECQLYPCTGTQRYHPATDSCFKLGWRGPCPEGQLFIYDEESPLRGTCGCTSELVGYWAPDEQCYELGSRGPCQHTQILSYDKAISSVICTCDLRKGFIMWHDGHCYRLETRGPCGAGLVLGVKRWRPVMPICTSLTFSIFPDTPFIIKDVSSRESTHQHHQESNSVTASRDNSIYALSDLNDTLAIDTSNASNLQDPEQKSQLKIASDNIHRSERQLDDRPMQSNIFSLGAMDAMEETDDKNIEYSLGRSGRSMADTETWSFFDETHFRNSQKSSNTYYTGRTDGERSLTPWWGSVASAI; this is encoded by the exons ATGAGGATGCTGGCATGCAGAACAGTGGGAGGTACGATGAGGAGGTGgcataagtggtggtggtggaggttgtgggcaTGGGTATTGGTGTGGGCATGGTTgaggggaggaaggaggggcTGCAAAGGAGCAGTGATTCCCCCACGTTgggtcaacaccactctcaacccaTGTGCAAGAAACTCCTGGCAACTCCTCTACTGGCCAATAGACAACTCCTGTCACAGGATATTTACACAG GGTCCCTGCGGAGACACACAAGAGTTTTACTACGAACCCAGTCAGGGTTTGGGTGCTTGCAGGTGTCCCAGGGGCTCACTCCTTTACCGTCCAACAGGCCGCTGTTACCCACATTTCTCCAGAGGCCCTTGTTCACCCAG GCAGTACCTGGACTCTGACAAGAACATAATGGAGGGGAAGTGTTATGACTTTGTAAAATGTCCTCCACGACGTGTGTACTGGCCCCGCACCAACACTTGCTATGAATACCACACCCGTGGCCCCTGTCTCAAAGGATACCTTATATATGTCAACCCAAACACAG GGTTTCCAGAATGTGGGTGTGAGCGAAATCTGATGTTCAGTAATTTTTGGTCACTCACTAGCCTGTGCTTTGAGCTATTCAAACGTGGGCCGTGTCTAGAGGGTAGCATCTTTCTTTACAATGCCACAAAAGGAGCCACTGAGTGCAGCTGCAGTTCCTCCATTATCACTAACTACCATAATGAGAGTGATGGATGTTATGAATTGAACCAACAAGGCCCTTGCCAGCCTGGCCAAGTTTTCACCTTTGAACCAAATGCTATGGCCACCCGGTGCCAATGCCGCAAAGATCATGCCCTCTGGCCTCTTTCTGGTTACTGTTACAGACTTTACTCAAAAGGACCTTGTGAAAAAGGTCACGTCTTCATGCCAGTTACTAATGAAACAACAAGCGCAGTTGGAGAATGCCAATTATACCCTTGTACTGGGACTCAGCGCTATCACCCTGCAACAGATTCATGTTTCAAACTTGGATGGCGTGGACCATGTCCTGAAGGCCAGCTCTTCATTTATGATGAAGAATCTCCACTACGTGGCACCTGTGGATGCACATCTGAGCTAGTAGGCTACTGGGCTCCAGATGAGCAATGCTATGAGTTAGGAAGCCGTGGACCATGCCAACACACACAAATACTCTCCTATGATAAGGCTATAAGCAGTGTCATTTGTACATGTGATTTGCGAAAGGGTTTTATCATGTGGCACGATGGTCACTGTTACCGCTTGGAGACAAGAGGCCCCTGTGGTGCAGGGCTGGTATTGGGTGTGAAGAGGTGGCGTCCAGTAATGCCTATCTGTACATCACTCACTTTTTCAATCTTCCCAGATACCCCTTTCATTATCAAGGATGTTTCATCAAGAGAAAGCACACATCAACATCATCAAGAGAGTAACAGTGTAACTGCATCCCGTGATAACAGTATCTATGCTTTAAGTGATCTAAATGACACTTTAGCTATTGACACTTCAAATGCCTCAAATTTACAAGACCCAGAACAGAAGTCACAACTCAAAATAGCATCAGACAACATCCATAGAAGTGAACGACAGCTAGATGATCGGCCCATGCAATCCAACATTTTCTCCTTGGGAGCCATGGATGCCATGGAAGAAACAGACGACAAAAACATTGAATACTCCCTAGGTCGGTCTGGTCGCTCCATGGCAGACACAGAAACATGGAGCTTCTTTGATGAAACACACTTCAGGAATTCCCAAAAGTCCAGTAACACTTACTACACTGGACGGACTGATGGCGAGAGATCCCTGACACCCTGGTGGGGTTCTGTAGCCTCTGCCATATAA